Within the Prevotella scopos JCM 17725 genome, the region TACTGGTGGTTCATCATCTCACTCTTAGGTGGACTACTTGTCTTCCTGCTGTTCGTGCAGGGTGCAAACTCTATGATTTTCCAGTTGGGTAAGACTGAAGAAGAGCGCCGCATGCTCATTAATTCGACTGGTCGTAAGTGGGAGTTCACCTTTACTACGCTCGTAACATTCGGTGGAGCATTCTTTGCTTCTTTCCCATTGTTCTATAGTACCAGCTTTGGTGGTGCTTACTGGGTATGGGTCTTGATTCTCTTCACATTTATCATTCAGGCTATTAGTTATGAATTCCAGAACAAGGCAGGTAACCTCTTTGGTGTTCGTACCTTCCAGACTGGATTGATTATTAATGGTATTCTTGGTCCATTGCTCTTAGGTGGGGCTGTTGCAACCTTCTTTACAGGTTCTAACTTCATCGTAGAGAAAGGTAACATTACTGACTTCATGCAGCCTGTTATCTCTCATTGGGCAAATGGTTCACGTGGACTCGACGTACTGCTTAATCCTTGGGTTGTTATCTTTGGTATTTCAGTAGTATTTCTTGCACGTATCCTCGGCACACTCTATATTAATAAT harbors:
- a CDS encoding cytochrome d ubiquinol oxidase subunit II, whose amino-acid sequence is MTYDFLQHYWWFIISLLGGLLVFLLFVQGANSMIFQLGKTEEERRMLINSTGRKWEFTFTTLVTFGGAFFASFPLFYSTSFGGAYWVWVLILFTFIIQAISYEFQNKAGNLFGVRTFQTGLIINGILGPLLLGGAVATFFTGSNFIVEKGNITDFMQPVISHWANGSRGLDVLLNPWVVIFGISVVFLARILGTLYINNNVNDNIIRGRVRKQLLVNTVLFLLFFLPFLIVTLVGEGYAINEAGVIVMEPMKYLNNLLAMWPLAIILLVGVVLLLFGIVKTVLKPEYVRGIWPAGIGVVLVVLVLFLIAGWNNTAYYPSTADLQSSLTLQNSSSSEFTLKAMFYVSFLVPFVLAYIVYAWRAIDKKAIDRKEIAEDDHAY